The Podospora pseudocomata strain CBS 415.72m chromosome 1 map unlocalized CBS415.72m_1, whole genome shotgun sequence genome has a segment encoding these proteins:
- a CDS encoding uncharacterized protein (EggNog:ENOG503P76K), which yields MSSSSTPITPSAFASALPSLPLPSLHLKVLELRNSIAHLDYSNEQLHPFAHPSSGTPDPVCVEAISENNIVIARMQERISLVKAEVETRGLSWTEFQSKEEIGKLDKQEPGVVAETNGERHSAWTDGTFQAGRIVNGEVVMDDVAGGGQAQQGGSIGDEELRRRMEERMRDMGVDDEEGGMHL from the coding sequence atgtCATCCTCCAGCACACCCATaaccccctccgccttcgcctccgccctcccctccctccccctcccctccctccacctaAAAGTCCTCGAGCTCCGCAACTCAATCGCCCACCTCGACTACTCCAACGAGCAGCTCCACCCCTTcgcccacccctcctccggtACCCCCGACCCCGTCTGCGTGGAAGCCATCTCCGAAAACAACATCGTCATCGCCCGCATGCAAGAGCGCATCAGCCTCGTCAAGGCAGAGGTCGAGACCCGCGGGCTCAGCTGGACAGAGTTCCAGTCGAAAGAAGAAATAGGAAAACTCGACAAGCAAGAGCctggggtggtggcagagaCAAATGGGGAAAGGCACTCGGCCTGGACGGATGGGACTTTCCAGGCTGGGAGGATTGtcaatggggaggtggtgatggatgatgttGCCGGGGGTGGACAAGCACAACAAGGGGGCTCGATCGGTGATGAGGAACTAAGacggaggatggaggagaggatgagggatatgggtgtggatgatgaggaggggggtatgCATTTGTAA
- a CDS encoding uncharacterized protein (MEROPS:MER0015472; COG:T; EggNog:ENOG503P1NA), with protein sequence MSCSSLGVNAFRPSVQLATHHLSRLSRPVSTPIVFPVRFLSSTPPPCHSRQFQHRRRSSRNITSHTLLRKPLPWPTAAQRFGVRTVFGGRIVYKHYIELPPNYTDEDGLDFTSKDLRPEEVHAIFGDDIDAYNANKLLKIIHGRRVAGSLEDPTVAGRSYGYTVEQRQKALAYLRDHYPVDEIANAGLRAEDELAALEALEEDATPETTEELDAKKVPREPTGKTNKLYKGAIQKNKSVYGDSVVEQLRIENEAKWAAEKKRLEEEEAKKAEERNGVAGPLTPLTHPEKFGKLSPTVQKWITSATSDLKEPPKLSAWQRLWPSATFVLVLLGGLGVYVYTYKPAKRNERWFPEIPPAAATVGALILLNTLVHAAWKFPALWAPFNKYLLITPAVPKPFALLGAMFSHQAFGHLAVNMGFLWVVGTLLHDDIGRAKFLGLYLGSGLVAAMTSMTEFVLRQRWNISTLGASGAVYGAIGAYCWMHRLDGHRIFGFPPPPSEGLKGIVFLAFVVATNISFLFSRAARSRIDVTSHFAGLAAGVAAGEWILRRKEAEKKARMEPMAVRVSKV encoded by the coding sequence ATGAGCTGCTCTTCACTGGGTGTGAATGCCTTCCGGCCCAGTGTCCAGTTAGCCACTCACCATCTTTCCAGACTCTCCCGTCCAGTGTCCACGCCGATCGTCTTTCCGGTCCGGTTTCTCTCGTCGACCCCTCCGCCATGTCATAGCCGACAGTTCCAGCATAGACGACGATCCAGTCGGAACATCACCAgtcacaccctcctccgaaAGCCATTGCCGTGGCCGACAGCCGCGCAACGATTCGGGGTTCGAACGgtctttggggggaggatagTATACAAGCACTACATCGAGCTGCCGCCCAATTATACCGATGAGGATGGGTTGGATTTTACAAGCAAGGATCTCAGGCCTGAAGAAGTCCACGCGATCTTTGGGGACGATATTGATGCATACAATGCAAATAAACTGCTAAAGATTATTCACGGCCGCCGCGTCGCTGGCAGTCTCGAAGACCCTACGGTTGCGGGCCGCTCCTACGGCTATACTGTGGAGCAACGGCAAAAGGCTCTTGCCTATCTTCGGGATCACTACCCAGTTGATGAGATTGCCAATGCTGGTCTGCGCGCTGAAGACGAGCTGGCGGCTctggaggcgttggaggaagACGCCACGCCCGAAACCacggaggaactggatgCCAAGAAGGTGCCGCGAGAACCGACCGGGAAGACCAATAAGCTGTACAAGGGCGCGATACAAAAGAACAAGAGTGTCTATGGTGACAGTGTGGTGGAACAGCTCCGCATCGAAAACGAGGCGAAGTGggcggccgagaagaagcgtctggaggaggaagaagcaaaGAAGGCAGAGGAAAGGAACGGAGTTGCTGGTCCCCTCACGCCGCTCACCCATCCGGAAAAGTTTGGGAAACTCAGCCCTACGGTACAGAAATGGATCACGTCTGCTACGTCTGACTTGAAGGAACCACCGAAGCTGTCGGCTTGGCAGCGTCTTTGGCCTTCGGCAACGTTTGTGCTTGTGTTGCTTGGTGGCCTGGGGGTTTACGTTTATACCTACAAGCCGGCGAAGCGCAACGAACGCTGGTTTCCTGAGATTCCCCCAGCAGCTGCGACGGTTGGTGCGCTCATTCTTTTGAACACGTTGGTCCATGCGGCCTGGAAATTTCCCGCGCTGTGGGCGCCGTTCAACAAGTACTTGTTGATCACGCCGGCGGTTCCCAAACCGTTTGCTCTCCTTGGCGCCATGTTTTCTCACCAGGCGTTTGGTCACTTGGCGGTCAACATGGGCTTTCTATGGGTTGTTGGCACCTTGCTCCACGATGACATTGGACGGGCCAAGTTCCTTGGGCTTTACCTTGGGAGCGGTCTCGTGGCGGCGATGACTTCGATGACGGAGTTTGTGCTCCGCCAGAGGTGGAATATCAGCACGTTGGGAGCGTCGGGTGCGGTTTATGGTGCTATTGGAGCGTACTGCTGGATGCACCGGCTTGACGGCCACCGGATTTTTGGgttccctcccccgccgagTGAAGGGTTGAAGGGGATTGTCTTTTTGGCCTTTGTTGTCGCGACGAACATCTCATTCTTGTTTTCGAGGGCTGCACGGAGCAGGATAGATGTTACGTCTCATTTTGCGGGGCTGGCGGCTGGCGTAGCTGCGGGAGAATGGATCTTGCGCAGGAAGGAggcagagaagaaggcgaggatggagccGATGGCGGTTAGGGTGAGTAAGGTGTAA